A region from the Pseudonocardia petroleophila genome encodes:
- the ilvN gene encoding acetolactate synthase small subunit, with protein sequence MERHTLSVLVEDKPGVLARVSGLFSRRGFNIVSLAVGPTEQAGVSRMTIVVAVDDLPLEQVTKQLNKLVHVIKIVELEPAASVQRELLLVKVRADPAVRSQVLEIVDLFRAHAVDVTPEALTVEATGTAEKISALLKNLEPFGIREMVQSGTIAVGRGPRSITATAVR encoded by the coding sequence ATCGAGCGCCACACCCTGTCCGTCCTCGTCGAGGACAAGCCCGGCGTGCTCGCGCGCGTCTCCGGGCTGTTCTCGCGGCGCGGCTTCAACATCGTGTCCCTGGCCGTCGGCCCCACCGAGCAGGCCGGGGTGTCCCGGATGACGATCGTCGTGGCCGTCGACGACCTGCCGCTCGAGCAGGTCACCAAGCAGCTCAACAAGCTGGTCCACGTCATCAAGATCGTGGAGCTGGAGCCGGCCGCGTCCGTGCAGCGCGAGCTGCTGCTGGTCAAGGTCCGCGCCGATCCCGCCGTGCGGAGCCAGGTCCTGGAGATCGTCGACCTGTTCCGCGCCCACGCCGTCGACGTCACGCCGGAGGCCCTGACCGTCGAGGCCACCGGCACGGCCGAGAAGATCTCGGCGCTGCTCAAGAACCTGGAGCCGTTCGGCATCCGCGAGATGGTGCAGTCCGGGACGATCGCCGTCGGCCGCGGGCCGCGCTCGATCACCGCCACCGCTGTTCGTTAA
- the ilvC gene encoding ketol-acid reductoisomerase produces MSVNIYYDADADLSIIQGRKVAVIGYGSQGHAHSLSLRDSGVDVRIGLPEGSKSRAKAADEGLTVGTPAEVSAWADVIMILAPDTKQRFIYTDDIAPNLKAGDAIFFGHGFNIRYELIKPPADVDVAMVAPKGPGHLVRRQFVDGKGVPALIAVEQDATGGAKALALSYAAAIGGARAGVIETTFTEETETDLFGEQAVLCGGAAALVQTGFEVLTEAGYAPEIAYFECLHELKLIVDLMYEGGIANERFSISDTAEYGDLTRGPRVVNAQTKEEMKKILGEIQDGTFAREWVAEDEAGRPNFTKLQAEGAAHPIEEVGEKLRGLMSWVGSKAT; encoded by the coding sequence ATGAGCGTGAACATCTACTACGACGCCGACGCCGACCTGTCGATCATCCAGGGCCGCAAGGTCGCCGTGATCGGCTACGGCTCGCAGGGCCACGCCCACTCGCTGTCGCTGCGCGACTCCGGCGTCGACGTGCGCATCGGCCTGCCCGAGGGCTCCAAGAGCCGCGCGAAGGCCGCCGACGAGGGCCTGACGGTGGGCACGCCCGCCGAGGTCTCCGCCTGGGCCGACGTGATCATGATCCTGGCGCCGGACACGAAGCAGCGCTTCATCTACACCGACGACATCGCCCCGAACCTCAAGGCGGGCGACGCGATCTTCTTCGGCCACGGCTTCAACATCCGCTACGAGCTGATCAAGCCCCCGGCCGACGTCGACGTCGCGATGGTCGCCCCGAAGGGCCCCGGCCACCTCGTGCGCCGCCAGTTCGTCGACGGCAAGGGCGTGCCCGCGCTCATCGCCGTGGAGCAGGACGCCACCGGCGGAGCGAAGGCGCTGGCGCTGTCCTACGCCGCGGCCATCGGCGGCGCCCGCGCGGGCGTCATCGAGACCACGTTCACCGAGGAGACCGAGACCGACCTGTTCGGCGAGCAGGCCGTGCTCTGCGGCGGGGCCGCGGCGCTGGTCCAGACCGGGTTCGAGGTGCTCACCGAGGCCGGCTACGCCCCGGAGATCGCCTACTTCGAGTGCCTGCACGAGCTCAAGCTGATCGTCGACCTCATGTACGAGGGCGGCATCGCCAACGAGCGCTTCTCCATCTCCGACACCGCCGAGTACGGCGACCTCACCCGCGGCCCGCGCGTCGTCAACGCGCAGACCAAGGAGGAGATGAAGAAGATCCTCGGCGAGATCCAGGACGGCACCTTCGCCCGCGAGTGGGTGGCCGAGGACGAGGCCGGGCGGCCGAACTTCACCAAGCTGCAGGCCGAGGGTGCGGCGCACCCGATCGAGGAGGTCGGCGAGAAGCTGCGCGGCCTGATGAGCTGGGTGGGCAGCAAGGCGACCTGA
- a CDS encoding DUF1707 SHOCT-like domain-containing protein, producing the protein MERAVAEGRLTLSEFEERTSATLASRTRGDLDDVTTDLPPDLW; encoded by the coding sequence CTGGAGCGGGCGGTCGCCGAGGGGCGGCTGACCCTGTCGGAGTTCGAGGAGCGCACGTCGGCGACGCTCGCGTCACGCACCCGCGGCGACCTCGACGACGTCACGACCGATCTGCCTCCGGACCTGTGGTGA
- a CDS encoding TMEM175 family protein, with translation MPEIESPETDRGAAERLTFFSDAVVAIAITLLAIELPVPEGETSAEFLASVQASGFEYLAFAISFVVIANHWAAHHRVFRWVRRADSPVIGLNLLWLFLVVINPFLTRVLTEGDVDLVRFGAYALAQGVQMITFAVMVAVTARRGWFDAAAPRSLTHRGWVRSLINASGFLLSLPVFLLVGTWAFAVWAVVPVAGGMVRRRLDRRAGG, from the coding sequence GTGCCCGAGATCGAGAGCCCCGAGACCGACCGCGGGGCCGCGGAGCGGTTGACGTTCTTCTCCGACGCCGTGGTGGCCATCGCCATCACGCTGCTCGCCATCGAGCTGCCGGTGCCGGAGGGGGAGACGTCGGCCGAGTTCCTCGCCTCCGTGCAGGCGAGCGGGTTCGAGTACCTGGCCTTCGCGATCAGCTTCGTCGTCATCGCCAACCACTGGGCGGCCCACCACCGGGTCTTCCGCTGGGTCCGGCGGGCCGACAGCCCGGTGATCGGGCTGAACCTGCTCTGGCTGTTCCTCGTCGTGATCAACCCGTTCCTGACGCGGGTGCTCACCGAGGGCGACGTCGACCTCGTGCGCTTCGGGGCCTACGCGCTGGCGCAGGGGGTGCAGATGATCACCTTCGCCGTGATGGTGGCCGTGACGGCCCGGCGCGGCTGGTTCGACGCCGCCGCGCCCCGCTCGCTGACGCACCGCGGCTGGGTCCGCTCGCTGATCAACGCGAGCGGGTTCCTCCTCTCGCTGCCCGTGTTCCTGCTCGTGGGCACCTGGGCCTTCGCGGTGTGGGCGGTCGTCCCGGTGGCCGGGGGGATGGTCCGCCGGCGGCTGGACCGCCGAGCCGGCGGCTGA
- the serA gene encoding phosphoglycerate dehydrogenase has product MSNAATRPVVLLAEKLAPSAVSLLGDDVEIRHVDGTDRPALLAALADADALLVRSATQVDAEALAAAPRLKVVARAGVGLDNVDVPAATARGVMVVNAPTSNIVSAAEHAVALMLAAARHIPAADASLRAGKWARSALTGTEINGKVAGIVGLGKIGQLVAQRLAAFGVELIAYDPYVAPARAAQLGIELVSLDELLQRAELISIHLPKTPETLGLIGKDQLAITRPGVIIVNAARGGLVDEDALAEAVRSGHVGGAGIDVYVEEPTTSSPLFEIPQIVVTPHLGASTDEAQDRAGTDVARSVQLALAGEFVPDAVNVQIGGVVGEEVRPWLPLTQKLGTVLYAVAGRVPSTITVDVSGELASEDVSVLQLAALRGVFTHVVEDQVTFVNTPALAAERGVDVELTTAPESENFRSVVQLRAAMPDGESITVSGTLTGRSQVQKLVEVNGRHFDLRAEGEVLLLEYGDRPGVMGRVGSLLGEAAVNIEAAQISQTTDGSDAIMLLRVDRPVDPGVLEPIGASVGARITRLISFDD; this is encoded by the coding sequence GTGAGCAACGCCGCCACCCGCCCTGTCGTCCTGCTCGCCGAGAAGCTCGCGCCGTCCGCGGTCTCGTTGCTGGGTGACGACGTCGAGATCCGCCACGTCGACGGCACCGACCGGCCGGCGCTGCTGGCCGCCCTCGCCGACGCCGACGCGCTGCTCGTCCGCTCGGCCACGCAGGTCGACGCCGAGGCGCTCGCCGCGGCCCCGCGGCTCAAGGTCGTCGCGCGGGCGGGGGTCGGCCTCGACAACGTCGACGTCCCCGCCGCCACCGCGCGCGGCGTGATGGTCGTGAACGCGCCGACCTCCAACATCGTCTCCGCCGCCGAGCACGCCGTCGCGCTCATGCTCGCCGCCGCCCGTCACATCCCCGCGGCCGACGCGTCCCTGCGCGCGGGCAAGTGGGCCCGCAGCGCGCTGACCGGCACCGAGATCAACGGCAAGGTCGCCGGCATCGTCGGCCTCGGCAAGATCGGGCAGCTGGTCGCGCAGCGGCTCGCGGCGTTCGGCGTCGAGCTCATCGCCTACGACCCGTACGTCGCCCCGGCCCGCGCCGCGCAGCTGGGCATCGAGCTCGTCTCACTCGACGAGCTCCTGCAGCGCGCCGAGCTGATCTCCATCCACCTGCCCAAGACCCCGGAGACGCTCGGGCTCATCGGCAAGGACCAGCTCGCGATCACCAGGCCGGGCGTGATCATCGTCAACGCCGCGCGCGGCGGCCTGGTCGACGAGGACGCGCTCGCCGAGGCCGTGCGCAGCGGGCACGTCGGCGGGGCGGGGATCGACGTCTACGTCGAGGAGCCCACCACGTCGAGCCCGCTGTTCGAGATCCCGCAGATCGTGGTCACCCCGCACCTGGGCGCGTCCACGGACGAGGCGCAGGACCGCGCGGGCACCGACGTCGCGCGGTCGGTGCAGCTCGCACTGGCCGGGGAGTTCGTGCCGGACGCGGTCAACGTGCAGATCGGGGGCGTCGTCGGCGAGGAGGTGCGCCCGTGGCTGCCGCTGACGCAGAAGCTGGGCACCGTGCTCTACGCCGTCGCCGGTCGCGTGCCGAGCACCATCACCGTCGACGTCTCGGGCGAGCTGGCCTCCGAGGACGTCTCGGTGCTGCAGCTCGCCGCGTTGCGCGGGGTGTTCACGCACGTCGTCGAGGACCAGGTCACGTTCGTCAACACCCCGGCGCTGGCGGCCGAGCGGGGCGTCGACGTGGAGCTGACGACGGCCCCGGAGAGCGAGAACTTCCGCTCGGTCGTGCAGCTGCGCGCCGCGATGCCCGACGGCGAGTCGATCACCGTCTCCGGCACGCTGACCGGCCGCTCCCAGGTGCAGAAGCTCGTCGAGGTCAACGGGCGCCACTTCGACCTGCGCGCCGAGGGCGAGGTGCTGCTGCTCGAGTACGGCGACCGGCCCGGCGTCATGGGGCGCGTCGGCTCGCTGCTGGGCGAGGCCGCGGTCAACATCGAGGCCGCACAGATCAGCCAGACCACCGACGGCTCCGACGCGATCATGCTGCTGCGCGTCGACCGGCCCGTCGACCCGGGCGTGCTGGAGCCGATCGGCGCCTCGGTCGGCGCGCGCATCACGCGGCTGATCTCCTTCGACGACTGA
- a CDS encoding 3-isopropylmalate dehydrogenase, translated as MRLAVIPGDGIGPEVIEEALKVLEEVAPGAETTTYDLGAARWHSTGELLPESVLTELQQHDAILLGAVGDPSVPSGILERGLLLRLRFELDHHVNLRPARLYPGVRGPLSGNAEIDMVVVREGTEGPYVGTGGLLRKDTPHEIATEVSVNTAFGVERVVRDAFARAERRPRKHLTLVHKTNVLTYSGRLWSRLVEEVSLEHPDVSVSYLHIDAATIHMVTDPGRFDVIVTDNLFGDILTDLAAAVTGGIGLAASGNLDGSRNNPSMFEPVHGSAPDIAGQGIADPTAAVLSVALLLDHLGNVEEARRIEAAVAFDLATRDHAATGHTRSIGDRLAALVSSHAGVS; from the coding sequence ATGCGCCTTGCGGTCATTCCCGGCGACGGCATCGGGCCGGAGGTCATCGAGGAGGCGCTGAAGGTTCTCGAGGAGGTCGCGCCGGGCGCGGAGACGACCACCTACGACCTCGGCGCGGCGCGCTGGCACTCCACCGGCGAACTGCTGCCCGAGTCGGTGCTCACCGAGCTCCAGCAGCACGACGCGATCCTGCTCGGCGCGGTCGGCGACCCGTCGGTCCCCAGCGGGATCCTCGAGCGCGGGCTGCTGCTGCGCCTGCGTTTCGAGCTCGACCACCACGTCAACCTGCGCCCCGCCCGGCTCTACCCCGGTGTGCGCGGGCCGCTGTCCGGCAACGCCGAGATCGACATGGTCGTCGTCCGCGAGGGCACCGAGGGCCCCTACGTCGGCACCGGCGGGCTGCTCCGCAAGGACACGCCCCACGAGATCGCCACCGAGGTCAGCGTCAACACCGCGTTCGGCGTCGAGCGGGTCGTCCGCGACGCCTTCGCCCGGGCCGAGCGCCGCCCGCGCAAGCACCTCACGCTGGTGCACAAGACCAACGTGCTGACCTACTCCGGGCGCCTGTGGTCGCGGCTGGTGGAGGAGGTGTCGCTGGAGCACCCCGACGTGTCGGTGTCCTACCTGCACATCGACGCCGCCACGATCCACATGGTCACCGACCCCGGCCGCTTCGACGTGATCGTCACCGACAACCTGTTCGGCGACATCCTCACCGACCTCGCGGCCGCCGTCACCGGCGGCATCGGCCTCGCCGCCAGCGGCAACCTCGACGGCAGCCGCAACAACCCCAGCATGTTCGAGCCGGTGCACGGCAGCGCGCCCGACATCGCCGGGCAGGGCATCGCCGACCCCACCGCCGCGGTGCTCTCCGTCGCCCTGCTGCTCGACCACCTGGGCAACGTCGAGGAGGCCCGACGCATCGAGGCCGCGGTGGCCTTCGACCTCGCCACCCGCGACCACGCCGCCACGGGCCACACCCGCAGCATCGGTGACCGCCTCGCCGCGCTGGTCAGCAGCCACGCCGGTGTGAGCTGA
- a CDS encoding EthD family reductase, protein MYQLTALYNHPEDPAAFDKHYTEVHAEIAKKIPGLLRYTISHPGPDPEGNKPPYYLVAVLDFADEASFGAGMGGEHGQAAVADLPNFAGAGVSLLTGPANEA, encoded by the coding sequence TTGTACCAGCTCACCGCCCTCTACAACCACCCCGAGGACCCGGCCGCGTTCGACAAGCACTACACCGAGGTGCACGCGGAGATCGCCAAGAAGATCCCCGGCCTGCTCCGCTACACGATCAGCCACCCCGGGCCCGACCCCGAGGGCAACAAGCCCCCGTACTACCTGGTCGCGGTGCTCGACTTCGCCGACGAGGCCTCCTTCGGGGCCGGCATGGGCGGGGAGCACGGGCAGGCGGCGGTGGCCGACCTCCCCAACTTCGCCGGTGCGGGCGTGTCGCTGCTGACGGGCCCGGCGAACGAGGCCTGA
- the cimA gene encoding citramalate synthase — MSRTAPAATPLGDAFHVYDTTLRDGAQREGVSYSVADKLAVARHLDALGVGFVEGGWPGAMPKDTEFFARAAAGELDLRHAALVAFGATRRPGTTAAQDPQVRALLDSAAPVVTLVAKSDRRHVERALRTDAAENCAMVADTVAFLVGEGRRVFVDAEHFFDGYAFDPDSALRVLDAAAGAGADVAVLCDTNGGMLPLGIAEVVTEVAARTGFRLGIHCQDDTGCAVANSVAAVQAGATHVQCTANGYGERAGNADLFAVVGNLVTKLGMPVLPDGALAEMTRTSHALAEIANIAPDTHQAYVGTSAFAHKAGLHASAIKVDPELYNHMNPVDVGNGQRILVTEMAGRASVELKSTELGVDLAGHPDAVSSVVATVKAREAQGWSFEAADASLELLMRTARGDSDPTPFACESYRVITEQRADGEVVAEATVKIVVDGERIIATREGNGPVNALDAALRGALAPSCPWLADVELTDYKVRILGRDGPGHGTGAVTRVLIESSDKAGEWTTVGVHGNVVEASWLALVDSLAYAALRSPLTTG, encoded by the coding sequence ATGTCCCGCACCGCCCCCGCCGCCACCCCGCTCGGCGACGCCTTCCACGTCTACGACACGACGCTGCGCGACGGTGCGCAGCGCGAGGGCGTCTCGTACTCGGTGGCCGACAAGCTCGCGGTGGCCCGCCACCTCGACGCGCTCGGCGTCGGCTTCGTGGAGGGCGGCTGGCCGGGGGCGATGCCGAAGGACACCGAGTTCTTCGCCCGGGCCGCGGCGGGGGAGCTCGACCTGCGCCACGCCGCGCTGGTCGCCTTCGGGGCCACCCGCCGGCCCGGCACGACGGCGGCGCAGGACCCGCAGGTCCGCGCGCTGCTCGACAGCGCGGCACCGGTCGTCACGCTGGTCGCGAAGTCCGACCGCCGCCACGTCGAGCGCGCCCTGCGCACCGACGCGGCGGAGAACTGCGCGATGGTCGCCGACACCGTGGCGTTCCTCGTCGGCGAGGGCCGGCGCGTGTTCGTCGACGCCGAGCACTTCTTCGACGGCTACGCGTTCGACCCCGACTCCGCGCTCCGCGTGCTCGACGCGGCCGCCGGAGCGGGCGCCGACGTCGCGGTCCTGTGCGACACGAACGGCGGCATGCTCCCCCTGGGCATCGCCGAGGTGGTGACCGAGGTGGCGGCCCGCACGGGCTTCCGCCTCGGGATCCACTGCCAGGACGACACCGGCTGCGCGGTCGCCAACTCGGTGGCCGCGGTGCAGGCCGGCGCCACGCACGTCCAGTGCACGGCGAACGGCTACGGGGAACGGGCCGGCAACGCCGACCTGTTCGCCGTCGTCGGGAACCTGGTGACCAAGCTGGGGATGCCCGTCCTACCGGACGGGGCCCTGGCGGAGATGACCCGCACCTCGCACGCGTTGGCGGAGATCGCCAACATCGCTCCCGACACCCACCAGGCCTACGTCGGGACGTCAGCGTTCGCCCACAAGGCGGGCCTGCACGCGAGTGCGATCAAGGTGGACCCGGAGCTGTACAACCACATGAACCCCGTGGACGTCGGCAACGGGCAGCGGATCCTCGTCACCGAGATGGCCGGCCGGGCCAGCGTCGAGCTCAAGAGCACCGAGCTCGGCGTCGACCTGGCCGGCCACCCCGACGCCGTGTCGTCGGTCGTGGCGACGGTGAAGGCGCGCGAGGCGCAGGGCTGGTCGTTCGAGGCCGCCGACGCCTCGCTCGAACTGCTCATGCGCACCGCCCGCGGCGACTCGGACCCCACACCGTTCGCGTGCGAGTCCTACCGCGTCATCACCGAGCAGCGCGCCGACGGCGAGGTCGTGGCCGAGGCGACGGTCAAGATCGTCGTCGACGGGGAGCGGATCATCGCGACCCGCGAGGGCAACGGCCCCGTCAACGCCCTCGACGCCGCCCTGCGCGGCGCGCTCGCCCCGTCCTGCCCGTGGCTCGCCGACGTCGAGCTCACCGACTACAAGGTCCGCATCCTCGGGCGCGACGGGCCTGGTCACGGCACCGGGGCGGTGACGCGGGTGCTGATCGAGTCGTCGGACAAGGCGGGGGAGTGGACGACGGTCGGCGTGCACGGCAACGTCGTCGAGGCGTCCTGGCTCGCGCTGGTCGACTCCCTGGCCTACGCCGCGCTGCGCAGCCCGCTCACGACAGGCTGA
- a CDS encoding Lrp/AsnC family transcriptional regulator: MDPMDRRIVGLLLDDADRTYAQLGREVSLSPAAVHERVRRLRASGVIRRTTVEVDPDALGVDVLAFVLLDTEGWARDHVFAAARDDPRVEEAHSVAGNSNFLLKVRASGPEGLEDVLRMLYQVQGVVRTRTITVLRRGFERGVSLS; the protein is encoded by the coding sequence ATGGACCCGATGGACCGGAGGATCGTCGGCCTCCTCCTCGACGACGCCGACCGCACCTACGCGCAGCTCGGCAGGGAGGTGTCGCTCTCCCCCGCCGCGGTGCACGAGCGGGTGCGCCGGCTCCGGGCGTCCGGGGTGATCCGCCGGACGACGGTGGAGGTCGATCCCGACGCGCTCGGCGTCGACGTCCTCGCCTTCGTCCTGCTCGACACGGAGGGCTGGGCCCGCGACCACGTCTTCGCCGCCGCGCGGGACGACCCGCGCGTCGAGGAGGCGCACTCCGTCGCGGGCAACAGCAACTTCCTGCTCAAGGTGCGCGCGTCGGGCCCCGAGGGGCTGGAGGACGTGCTGCGGATGCTCTACCAGGTGCAGGGCGTGGTCCGGACGCGCACGATCACCGTGCTGCGCCGCGGTTTCGAGCGCGGCGTCAGCCTGTCGTGA
- a CDS encoding MFS transporter → MTRHFTVLTAGVVAVGAQSFLLAPLLPDLATALHATPAEIGRALAAYGVGVVLAALLLGPRLDRVPRAGALTAGAAALAVSAAVSALAPNWEVLAAAQVLAGAGAGVVLPATYAFAAELAAPGTEARATGRVLTGWSVALVAGVPVSTLLADLVGWRGVLGALAVLAGAQVVLYRTLPSPAVPSAPRPRLATALRLPGVARLLLGTLAFMSAFYAVFGFAGAEIRLLHGGGAAGAGLLALCYGVGFGLGAATDRYAGRVGLAPVLAALAGVYLLLAATVGLLPALLAAAVAWGLVNHVALTLLVSRLSAAAPDARGAVLALNSAATYGGAAVAGLLAGPLYEAAGLGWVAVAGAVVVAAAIPVTRSRTARPVAVGS, encoded by the coding sequence ATGACCCGCCACTTCACCGTCCTCACCGCGGGGGTCGTCGCGGTCGGGGCGCAGTCGTTCCTGCTCGCCCCGCTGCTGCCCGACCTCGCGACCGCGCTGCACGCCACCCCGGCGGAGATCGGGCGGGCGCTCGCCGCGTACGGGGTCGGCGTCGTGCTGGCGGCCCTGCTGCTCGGCCCGCGGCTGGACCGCGTGCCGCGGGCGGGCGCGCTGACGGCCGGGGCCGCCGCGCTCGCGGTGAGCGCGGCGGTCTCCGCGCTCGCCCCGAACTGGGAGGTGCTCGCCGCCGCACAGGTGCTGGCCGGGGCGGGTGCGGGGGTCGTCCTGCCCGCGACCTACGCGTTCGCGGCGGAGCTCGCCGCCCCCGGCACCGAGGCGCGCGCGACCGGACGGGTGCTGACGGGCTGGTCGGTCGCGCTCGTCGCGGGGGTCCCGGTGTCGACGCTGCTGGCCGACCTCGTCGGCTGGCGCGGGGTGCTCGGGGCGCTCGCGGTGCTGGCCGGGGCGCAGGTGGTGCTCTACCGGACCCTGCCCTCCCCGGCCGTCCCCTCGGCCCCGCGACCCCGGCTCGCCACGGCCCTGCGGCTCCCCGGTGTCGCGCGGCTGCTGCTCGGCACGCTGGCGTTCATGAGCGCGTTCTACGCCGTGTTCGGGTTCGCGGGGGCGGAGATCCGGCTGCTGCACGGCGGTGGCGCGGCCGGGGCGGGGCTGCTCGCGCTCTGCTACGGCGTCGGGTTCGGGCTCGGCGCGGCGACCGACCGGTACGCAGGCCGCGTCGGGCTCGCCCCCGTCCTCGCGGCGCTGGCCGGGGTCTACCTCCTGCTCGCGGCGACCGTCGGCCTGCTCCCGGCCCTGCTCGCCGCGGCCGTGGCGTGGGGCCTGGTCAACCACGTCGCGCTGACGCTGCTGGTCAGCCGGCTCTCCGCGGCCGCCCCCGACGCCCGCGGCGCGGTGCTGGCGCTCAACTCCGCGGCCACCTACGGCGGGGCCGCGGTGGCCGGGCTGCTCGCCGGACCCCTGTACGAGGCCGCGGGTCTGGGGTGGGTGGCCGTCGCAGGGGCGGTGGTGGTCGCGGCGGCGATCCCGGTGACGCGGAGCCGCACGGCGCGACCGGTGGCGGTCGGGAGCTGA
- a CDS encoding FAD-dependent oxidoreductase, whose protein sequence is MVNSERTTCLVVGGGPAGMVLGLLMARAGVEVTVLEKHADFLRDFRGDTVHASTLNLLDELGLGERFAAVPQRRLERITVQLDEGTAHVADMRRLPGAHPHIALVPQWDFLDLLADAAAEEPTFTLRREAEVVGLLRDGSRVTGVRYVDRSDGTEHDVRADLTVACDGRGSAVRAAAALEPRSFGVPMDVWWFRLPRREGDPVGGVGRFSTGHLCVMIDRGEYWQCGYLIRKGGDTALRAAGIGELRRRFGGLLPWMADRTGALESWDDVKLLDVRLERLRRWDLDGLLLIGDAAHAMSPVGGVGINLAVADAVAAARILAPALRSGGLVPPSVLRKVQRRRWWATALVQGAQRIAHRVVLGPVVGATAAAATGAPTGITDDGGLAPAPLASLPFPLRMLQRFPVLQGIPARAVAIGPLPEHAPDWARRAPEPAR, encoded by the coding sequence ATGGTGAATTCGGAGCGCACCACCTGCCTCGTCGTCGGCGGGGGCCCGGCCGGGATGGTCCTCGGCCTGCTCATGGCCCGCGCCGGCGTCGAGGTCACGGTGCTGGAGAAGCACGCCGACTTCCTGCGCGACTTCCGCGGCGACACCGTCCACGCCTCCACCCTGAACCTGCTCGACGAGCTGGGCCTCGGCGAGCGCTTCGCCGCCGTCCCGCAGCGCCGCCTGGAGCGGATCACCGTCCAGCTCGACGAGGGCACGGCGCACGTCGCCGACATGCGGCGCCTCCCGGGTGCCCACCCGCACATCGCGCTCGTCCCGCAGTGGGACTTCCTCGACCTTCTCGCCGACGCCGCCGCCGAGGAGCCGACGTTCACGCTGCGCCGGGAGGCCGAGGTCGTCGGGCTGCTGCGCGACGGGAGCCGCGTCACGGGCGTCCGGTACGTCGACCGCTCCGACGGCACCGAGCACGACGTGCGCGCCGACCTCACCGTCGCCTGCGACGGCCGCGGGTCCGCCGTGCGCGCGGCCGCCGCGCTCGAGCCGCGCTCGTTCGGCGTGCCGATGGACGTCTGGTGGTTCCGGCTGCCGCGCCGCGAGGGCGACCCGGTCGGCGGCGTCGGCCGGTTCTCCACCGGTCACCTGTGCGTGATGATCGACCGCGGCGAGTACTGGCAGTGCGGCTACCTCATCCGCAAGGGCGGCGACACCGCGCTGCGCGCCGCCGGCATCGGGGAGCTGCGGCGCCGGTTCGGCGGGCTGCTGCCGTGGATGGCCGACCGCACGGGCGCGCTGGAGTCGTGGGACGACGTCAAGCTGCTCGACGTCCGGCTGGAGCGGCTGCGGCGCTGGGACCTCGACGGGCTGCTGCTGATCGGCGACGCGGCGCACGCGATGTCGCCGGTGGGCGGGGTCGGCATCAACCTCGCCGTCGCCGACGCCGTCGCCGCCGCCCGCATCCTCGCCCCGGCCCTGCGCAGCGGGGGTCTCGTGCCGCCGTCGGTGCTGCGGAAGGTGCAGCGGCGGCGCTGGTGGGCGACCGCTCTGGTGCAGGGGGCGCAGCGGATCGCGCACCGGGTGGTCCTGGGTCCGGTCGTCGGCGCGACGGCCGCCGCTGCCACGGGCGCCCCCACCGGGATCACCGACGACGGCGGCCTCGCCCCCGCCCCGCTCGCGAGCCTGCCGTTCCCCCTGCGGATGCTGCAGCGGTTCCCCGTGCTGCAGGGGATCCCGGCGCGGGCGGTGGCGATCGGCCCGCTGCCCGAGCACGCCCCCGACTGGGCCCGCCGGGCGCCGGAGCCGGCCCGGTAG